In a genomic window of Chaetodon auriga isolate fChaAug3 chromosome 1, fChaAug3.hap1, whole genome shotgun sequence:
- the gcshb gene encoding glycine cleavage system protein H (aminomethyl carrier), b: MAMRAALRCLSANFSPRLPQLSSAAQRSATRLLWRSGSPRTLSTTSVLSTALKFTDKHEWVRVEGGVGTVGISNYAQEALGDVVYCGLPEVGQRLEQMEEFGALESVKAASELYSPLTGEVTEINTELAENPGLVNKACYAEGWLIKMTIEKPEELDGLMDQPAYDKFIKSLE, encoded by the exons ATGGCGATGAGAGCGGCGCTGCGGTGCCTCTCCGCAAACTTTTCCCCCCGACTGCCTCAACTGTCGTCCGCAGCGCAGCGTTCAGCGACCCGACTGCTGTGGAGGAGCGGCTCTCCGCGAACACTGAGCACGACCTCGGTCCTGTCCACAG CCCTTAAGTTCACTGATAAGCACGAGTGGGTTCGAGTGGAAGGTGGAGTTGGCACAGTCGGTATCAGCAATTATGCTCAG GAAGCATTAGGTGATGTGGTGTACTGTGGACTCCCTGAAGTTGGCCAAAGACTTGAACAAATGG aggagtTTGGTGCCTTGGAAAGCGTGAAGGCTGCCAGTGAGCTTTACTCACCGCTGACAGGGGAAGTGACTGAAATCAACACAGAGCTGGCAGAGAATCCTGGATTGGTGAATAAAGCCTGCTATGCAGAGG GCTGGCTAATCAAGATGACAATTGAAAAGCCGGAAGAACTCGACGGCCTCATGGACCAACCTGCTTATGATAAATTTATTAAGTCACTGGAATAA